The following coding sequences are from one Negativicoccus succinicivorans window:
- the argS gene encoding arginine--tRNA ligase, translating into MDLRTEIGAALTDAVKAAVTKGTLPAGDYPEPFLEQPPQKEFGDFATNLAMQSAKIARRAPRQIADAILAELDSPLIERAEIAGAGFINLFLKNDAVYDILKEILRKGNDYGNLPEKSDEYIQVEYVSANPTGPLHIGHGRGAAFGSALVNLLRAAGYPTQAEYYINDAGNQIDNLAKSVDARYRELLGETVEFPEDGYHGRDIITTAQTIIDEDGDKYLTMPAAERLAIFKERALNAKLKRLRKDLADFHVEFDQWFSERTLHPEAIETACAELKARGKLYEKEGALWLNTTEYGDDKDRVVIRANGVGTYFAADIAYHRNKYERGFTQMINIWGADHHGYVARVKAALTALGYDPDKLEILLLQMVNLLRGGEVVKMSKRTGKSITLAELIEEVGADAARYFFIMRSLDSQLDFDIDLAKSHSNENPVYYIQYAYARIHSIYRQAEENQIAYGAWEHADFSLLTEPAELDLIKQMSEYREMIANAAAAHAPHRLARYLYELAGLFHSFYKQCRILGIDPERQQARLGLITATKYILWHGLTILGVSAPEKM; encoded by the coding sequence ATGGATTTACGGACGGAAATTGGTGCGGCGCTTACCGACGCGGTCAAAGCGGCCGTCACTAAGGGAACACTTCCCGCCGGCGACTACCCCGAACCTTTTCTGGAACAGCCGCCACAAAAAGAATTCGGCGATTTTGCCACCAATCTCGCCATGCAATCGGCGAAAATCGCACGGCGCGCGCCGCGGCAAATTGCGGACGCGATTCTGGCGGAGCTCGACTCCCCGCTGATTGAACGCGCGGAAATCGCCGGCGCCGGTTTTATCAATTTATTTTTGAAAAACGACGCAGTCTACGATATTTTAAAAGAAATTTTGCGCAAGGGTAATGACTACGGCAACCTGCCGGAAAAAAGCGACGAATACATTCAAGTCGAATACGTCAGCGCCAACCCCACCGGACCGCTCCATATCGGTCACGGCCGCGGCGCGGCGTTCGGCAGTGCGCTGGTGAACCTGCTGCGCGCCGCCGGCTACCCGACGCAGGCGGAGTACTACATCAACGACGCGGGCAACCAAATCGACAATCTCGCGAAATCGGTCGATGCGCGTTACCGTGAACTCTTGGGTGAAACGGTCGAATTTCCGGAGGACGGTTACCACGGCCGCGACATCATTACGACCGCGCAGACGATCATTGATGAGGATGGCGACAAATACTTGACCATGCCCGCCGCCGAACGCCTCGCGATTTTCAAAGAGCGGGCGCTGAACGCGAAACTCAAACGTTTGCGCAAAGATTTGGCGGATTTCCATGTGGAATTCGACCAGTGGTTCAGCGAACGCACCTTGCATCCGGAAGCGATCGAAACGGCGTGCGCCGAACTGAAAGCGCGCGGCAAGCTGTATGAAAAAGAAGGCGCGCTGTGGCTGAACACCACTGAGTACGGCGATGATAAAGATCGCGTTGTCATACGCGCCAACGGCGTCGGCACGTATTTCGCCGCCGATATCGCGTACCACCGCAACAAATATGAACGCGGTTTCACGCAGATGATCAACATCTGGGGCGCCGACCATCACGGTTATGTCGCGCGCGTCAAAGCGGCGCTCACGGCACTCGGCTATGATCCGGATAAACTCGAGATTTTGCTTTTGCAAATGGTCAATCTCTTGCGCGGCGGCGAAGTCGTCAAGATGAGCAAACGTACCGGCAAATCGATTACGCTTGCCGAACTGATCGAAGAAGTCGGCGCCGACGCGGCGCGGTATTTCTTCATCATGCGTTCGCTCGACAGCCAGCTCGACTTTGACATCGACTTGGCAAAATCGCACAGCAATGAAAATCCTGTGTACTACATCCAATACGCCTACGCGCGCATTCACAGTATTTACCGCCAGGCGGAGGAAAATCAGATCGCGTACGGCGCTTGGGAACATGCCGATTTCAGTTTGCTGACGGAACCCGCCGAGCTGGATCTGATTAAACAGATGAGCGAGTATCGCGAGATGATCGCGAACGCGGCCGCTGCGCATGCGCCGCATCGTCTGGCTCGCTATCTCTATGAGCTCGCCGGCCTGTTCCATTCGTTTTATAAACAGTGTCGCATTTTGGGTATTGACCCGGAACGCCAACAGGCGCGTTTAGGACTGATCACAGCGACCAAGTATATTTTATGGCACGGCTTAACCATTCTCGGTGTCAGCGCGCCGGAAAAAATGTAA
- a CDS encoding DUF1934 domain-containing protein, which produces MKAVIITVNTLQRDENGQEESIELTTKGTYEKQGDVQILCYDESSLTGLTGTRTTLKLFPHSLVLMRDGKITQQQEFLPGTSQKSLYETPFGNVTLTMYTHELTHTLTNGEGEIALRYDVALEGVHANYNELIIRSREDGTN; this is translated from the coding sequence ATGAAGGCGGTCATTATTACCGTGAACACGCTGCAACGCGATGAGAACGGCCAGGAAGAAAGTATTGAGCTGACCACAAAGGGCACGTACGAAAAACAAGGCGACGTGCAAATTTTGTGTTACGACGAATCTTCTCTGACCGGACTTACGGGAACGCGGACAACGTTAAAATTGTTTCCGCATTCGCTCGTGCTGATGCGCGACGGTAAGATCACGCAGCAACAGGAATTTTTGCCGGGAACGTCGCAAAAATCACTGTATGAGACCCCCTTTGGCAACGTCACGCTGACGATGTACACGCATGAGCTGACGCATACGCTCACGAACGGCGAGGGAGAAATTGCACTCCGTTACGACGTCGCGCTGGAAGGCGTCCATGCGAATTATAATGAACTGATCATACGCTCACGAGAGGACGGAACGAACTGA